In Monodelphis domestica isolate mMonDom1 chromosome 4, mMonDom1.pri, whole genome shotgun sequence, one DNA window encodes the following:
- the LOC100617304 gene encoding taste receptor type 1 member 1 isoform X5: MVHFKPYLVYLTLFMTCLFNCQETETHSDFKMPGDHTIAGLFPIHSVDDEVRLRPEVTLCGRSKTFNGHGYHLFQAMRFGIEEINNSSSLLPNVTLGYELYDVCSKSSNVYATLSVLSQPRGNHIRFPENVFNYYPKAVAVIGPDSTELTSISASLLSTFLVPQISYEATSMMFSEKQKYPSFLRTIPSDKHQVQMILMLLKKFGWSWISVIGSENDYGLQGVHLLEDLANQQEICIAYKDFVPILAQAADNTMQNMMVDINKFGAEVVVVFCNKRLARVFFEAVVLGNVTDKVWLATEDWSISSYITQVPGISRIGTVIGIAIKQRQVLGMKEFEEAYAQAKNTSEASGGPAQDRGDHTCNQHQALTANANTELSQFSMNAAYNVYAAVYAVAHGLHQLLGCPSGVCTPGKIYPWQLLAEIRKVNFTLQGNPVSFDEDGDPVSGYDIITWDWNGPNWTFKVIGTSTWYPVFLEIDGTKIHWHREENQVPRSVCSQDCLPGEARRIVGLHHCCFECVLCAAGTFLNSSDQYTCQPCQKEEWSPEGSQTCFNRTTEFLAWDHPVSLVLLGANTLLLLLLTGVASLFAQNLETPVVRSAGGRMCFLMLGSLAGAGCSPYCFLGEPTLLTCLLRQSLFALCFAVFLSCLTIRSFQLVFIFKLSAKMPALYHTWVHNHGSRTFVAVSSTIQLLICSVWLVAWTPLPIKEYKRFPELVVLECSKENSPGYMLSILYTWLLSVSCFACTYLGKDLPENYNEAKCMTFSLLFYFISWIGLATSSSIYNGKYMPAINMLVILSSLSGVFSGYFLPKCYVILCRPDLNTTEYFQASIQDYTQRCSSP; the protein is encoded by the exons ATGGTCCATTTTAAACCCTACCTGGTCTACCTGACTCTCTTCATGACCTGCCTCTTCAATTGTCAAGAAACAGAGACCCATTCTGACTTCAAGATGCCTGGGGATCATACCATTGCAGGGTTGTTTCCCATCCACTCTGTTGATGATGAAGTCAGACTCAGACCTGAGGTGACCCTGTGTGGGAG GTCCAAGACATTCAATGGCCATGGATACCACCTCTTCCAGGCCATGAGGTTTGGCATAGAAGAGATTAACAACTCTAGTTCTCTCCTTCCCAATGTCACTCTGGGCTATGAACTCTATGATGTGTGTTCAAAGTCTTCTAATGTGTATGCCACCCTGAGTGTTCTTTCCCAGCCCAGAGGAAACCATATCAGGTTTCCAGAAAATGTCTTCAACTATTACCCCAAAGCAGTGGCAGTCATTGGGCCAGACAGCACTGAACTGACCTCCATCTCTGCATCCCTCCTGAGCACATTCTTGGTCCCCCAG ATCAGCTATGAGGCCACCAGTATGATGTTCAGTGAGAAGCAGAAGTACCCCTCATTTCTGCGCACAATCCCCAGTGACAAGCACCAGGTTCAGATGATCCTGATGCTACTGAAGAAGTTTGGGTGGTCTTGGATCTCAGTGATTGGCAGTGAGAATGACTATGGCTTGCAGGGAGTGCATCTGCTGGAGGACTTGGCCAATCAACAGGAGATCTGCATTGCCTATAAGGATTTTGTGCCCATTTTAGCTCAAGCGGCCGATAATACAATGCAGAACATGATGGTGGACATCAACAAATTTGGTGCAGAGGTGGTGGTTGTCTTCTGCAATAAAAGGCTGGCCCGTGTCTTCTTTGAGGCAGTGGTGCTGGGGAATGTGACTGACAAAGTGTGGCTAGCTACAGAAGACTGGTCCATCTCCAGTTACATCACACAGGTGCCTGGCATTTCAAGGATTGGGACAGTGATTGGGATAGCTATCAAACAGAGACAGGTGCTTGGAATGAAAGAATTCGAAGAGGCCTACGCCCAGGCTAAGAACACCTCAGAGGCATCAGGTGGCCCTGCTCAAGATAGGGGAGATCACACTTGCAATCAGCATCAGGCTCTCACAGCAAATGCCAATACTGAGCTGAGTCAGTTTTCCATGAATGCTGCCTACAATGTATATGCTGCTGTGTATGCAGTGGCCCATGGGTTGCACCAGCTCCTGGGCTGCCCCTCAGGAGTCTGCACCCCAGGCAAGATCTACCCTTGGCAG CTGCTGGCGGAAATCCGAAAGGTGAATTTCACGCTTCAAGGAAACCCTGTATCCTTCGATGAAGATGGAGATCCAGTCAGTGGATATGATATTATTACATGGGACTGGAATGGCCCAAATTGGACCTTCAAAGTCATTGGCACTTCCACATGGTACCCAGTTTTCTTGGAAATAgatgggaccaaaatccactggCACAGAGAGGAAAATCAG GTGCCTCGGTCAGTGTGCTCCCAAGATTGTCTCCCAGGAGAGGCCCGGAGGATAGTGGGACTGCACCACTGCTGCTTTGAATGTGTCCTCTGTGCAGCTGGGACCTTCCTCAACAGCAGCG ACCAGTACACTTGCCAGCCTTGTCAGAAAGAAGAATGGTCCCCAGAGGGCAGCCAGACCTGTTTCAACCGCACCACTGAATTCCTGGCCTGGGACCATCCAGTTTCCCTGGTGCTCTTGGGAGCCAACACATTGCTGCTCCTCTTGTTGACAGGGGTGGCCAGCCTGTTTGCCCAAAATCTGGAGACCCCTGTGGTGAGATCAGCTGGGGGCAGGATGTGCTTCCTCATGCTGGGCTCATTGGCAGGTGCTGGCTGCAGCCCCTACTGCTTCCTTGGGGAGCCAACACTACTCACTTGCCTGTTGCGCCAGTCTCTTTTTGCCCTGTGTTTTGCTGTCTTCCTCTCTTGCTTAACCATCCGCTCCTTCCAGCTGGTCTTTATCTTCAAGTTGTCAGCCAAGATGCCCGCTCTCTACCATACCTGGGTGCATAACCATGGGTCCAGGACCTTTGTGGCAGTTAGCTCCACTATCCAGCTTCTCATATGTAGCGTGTGGCTTGTGGCATGGACCCCACTGCCTATCAAGGAGTATAAGCGGTTCCCAGAGCTGGTGGTGCTGGAATGCTCCAAGGAGAATTCTCCAGGTTATATGCTGAGCATCCTCTACACCTGGCTACTCTCAGTCAGCTGTTTTGCCTGTACCTACCTGGGCAAGGATCTGCCAGAGAATTACAATGAGGCCAAATGTATGACCTTCAGCTTACTGTTCTACTTCATTTCTTGGATTGGCCTTGCCACTTCTTCCAGCATCTACAATGGCAAATACATGCCGGCCATCAATATGTTGGTCATCCTGAGCAGCCTCAGTGGTGTTTTCAGCGGCTACTTCCTCCCCAAGTGCTATGTCATCCTCTGCCGTCCAGACCTCAACACCACCGAATACTTCCAGGCCTCTATCCAAGACTACACCCAGAGATGCAGCTCCCCCTAA